A single Pirellulales bacterium DNA region contains:
- a CDS encoding MarR family transcriptional regulator — protein sequence MDSARELPRVLRATYFAMHRVSDAQFARNGVTADQFVLLASLAEDDGITQQELARRASSDPSTIRAMLVLLEGRELVTRERDPEDNRARLVRLSSKGRRTFERLLKTSEPIREQMLKGFSAEAARSLIVGLRRVADNIAGESTLLPEAAHVVRSRRNEKTKLSL from the coding sequence ATGGACAGTGCCCGTGAACTGCCAAGAGTCCTGCGCGCCACGTATTTTGCGATGCACCGCGTCTCTGATGCTCAGTTTGCCCGTAATGGAGTGACCGCAGATCAGTTTGTTTTGCTTGCCAGTCTCGCGGAAGATGATGGGATTACGCAGCAGGAATTAGCCCGTCGGGCTTCCTCTGATCCGAGTACGATTCGGGCGATGCTGGTGCTCTTAGAAGGCCGAGAGCTGGTGACGCGCGAGCGGGATCCCGAGGACAATCGTGCCCGGCTCGTCAGACTGTCGTCCAAAGGCCGGCGAACGTTTGAGCGATTGCTAAAAACAAGCGAGCCGATTCGCGAGCAGATGCTGAAGGGATTCTCCGCTGAAGCGGCTCGATCGTTGATCGTCGGCCTGCGGCGCGTGGCCGATAACATTGCCGGCGAGAGCACGCTGCTGCCGGAAGCCGCTCACGTCGTTCGCAGCCGTCGGAACGAAAAGACGAAATTGAGTCTCTGA